A stretch of Aerococcaceae bacterium zg-252 DNA encodes these proteins:
- a CDS encoding FAD-dependent oxidoreductase, protein MKKRLMLSSLVLASVLAANVTTFNYSNVNHALSVVSVKAATYQPGTYTGEAKGHGGVVKVEVTVDEEKIVDIQVVEHHETDGIANGAIEKIPANILESQSLGVEVVSGASQVSNAIIDAVADAVAKAGGDVEALKAVEVIKTGEDEEISTQIVVVGGGASGTAAALRAAELGAKVVVVEMTASPMGQGTMAGGLFGTDSTQQKEQGKTVDPAWYYNQYLTTGNYQVNGALLSRVIKNSGHVVDWLMENGAKLILAHPATGGVYEHLQTMPTSTLHGYVEGGVQAITNLHDALAQKGGEVRYSTKATEIIMDGDKVVGIKAEKEDGGILTIKADRVILATGGFGGNKEKVAETFGEQYGQSRIATNIGTGIEMAKSAGADADYNKAIMMHYGVNRGNTGHGNPLAASLGNAWLHVDSDGNRFMNEEAFVYEPIKAANAMRALPGNFAYEIFDQTMIDVVKEQGYAAFTDTFAGELATNPTKFIEVGREIDTAARYEASHTPYDMTEDIEKHISEGNIIKADSIEELAEKLGATHLVETVARYNELAEKGEDEDHFKDAKYLDKIEGPVYAVKVSAANFLGTLGGVEVNDRLQVLNAQGKAIEGLYAVGSDTSGVYGDSYVYFEGGTLGYAYGSGYLAGENAAREILE, encoded by the coding sequence ATGAAAAAAAGATTAATGCTATCAAGTTTAGTTTTAGCAAGTGTATTGGCGGCAAATGTAACAACGTTTAACTATTCGAATGTTAACCATGCATTATCAGTTGTTAGTGTTAAAGCTGCGACCTATCAACCTGGAACATACACAGGTGAAGCAAAAGGGCATGGTGGAGTCGTGAAAGTTGAAGTAACCGTAGATGAAGAAAAAATTGTGGATATTCAAGTGGTTGAACATCATGAGACAGACGGAATTGCGAATGGTGCGATTGAAAAAATTCCAGCAAACATTTTAGAGTCACAAAGTTTAGGTGTAGAGGTTGTTTCAGGTGCATCACAAGTAAGTAATGCAATTATTGATGCTGTAGCAGATGCTGTTGCAAAAGCAGGTGGCGATGTTGAGGCGTTAAAAGCAGTTGAAGTCATCAAAACAGGAGAAGATGAAGAAATTTCTACACAAATTGTCGTTGTTGGTGGGGGAGCATCAGGTACTGCGGCAGCACTGAGAGCAGCTGAATTAGGAGCAAAAGTAGTTGTAGTTGAAATGACTGCAAGTCCAATGGGTCAAGGGACAATGGCTGGTGGATTATTTGGAACGGACTCAACACAACAAAAAGAACAAGGAAAAACAGTTGACCCAGCTTGGTATTATAACCAGTATTTAACAACGGGAAATTATCAAGTGAACGGAGCTTTACTATCTAGGGTTATTAAAAACTCTGGTCATGTTGTAGATTGGCTAATGGAGAATGGAGCGAAATTGATTTTAGCACATCCAGCTACTGGTGGTGTGTACGAACATTTACAAACAATGCCAACTTCAACTTTGCATGGATATGTAGAAGGTGGCGTTCAAGCGATTACGAATTTACATGACGCATTGGCCCAAAAAGGAGGAGAAGTGCGTTATAGTACAAAAGCGACTGAAATCATTATGGACGGCGACAAAGTTGTAGGTATTAAAGCTGAGAAAGAAGACGGTGGAATTCTGACAATTAAAGCAGACCGTGTCATATTAGCAACTGGTGGATTTGGTGGTAATAAAGAAAAAGTAGCTGAAACATTTGGAGAGCAATATGGACAAAGTCGAATTGCGACTAATATTGGAACTGGAATTGAAATGGCTAAAAGTGCTGGAGCAGATGCGGATTATAACAAAGCAATTATGATGCATTATGGTGTTAATAGAGGTAACACTGGGCATGGTAATCCACTAGCGGCATCTTTAGGGAACGCATGGTTACATGTTGATAGCGACGGTAATCGTTTTATGAACGAAGAGGCATTTGTTTATGAACCAATTAAAGCAGCTAATGCGATGCGTGCGTTGCCAGGCAATTTTGCTTATGAAATTTTTGACCAAACAATGATTGATGTTGTGAAAGAGCAAGGATACGCAGCATTTACGGATACTTTCGCAGGAGAATTGGCGACAAATCCAACTAAGTTTATTGAAGTGGGACGTGAAATTGATACAGCAGCACGCTACGAAGCGTCACATACACCGTATGATATGACAGAAGATATTGAAAAACATATTAGCGAAGGAAATATTATTAAAGCAGATTCGATAGAAGAATTAGCAGAAAAATTAGGCGCAACGCATTTAGTGGAAACAGTTGCTCGCTATAATGAATTAGCGGAAAAAGGTGAGGATGAAGACCATTTTAAAGATGCGAAATATTTAGACAAAATTGAGGGGCCGGTTTATGCAGTCAAAGTATCAGCTGCGAATTTCTTAGGAACTCTTGGTGGAGTTGAAGTGAATGACCGTCTTCAAGTGTTGAATGCACAAGGAAAAGCAATCGAAGGGCTTTATGCTGTTGGTTCTGATACAAGTGGTGTATATGGAGATTCGTATGTATACTTTGAAGGTGGAACTCTTGGATATGCGTATGGTTCTGGATATTTAGCTGGAGAAAATGCGGCAAGAGAAATTTTAGAATAA
- a CDS encoding MerR family transcriptional regulator, whose protein sequence is MKEFQIGHFASNLGVTPDLLKHYEKFDLIQSKRNQKNLYRFYAFSDSQKIFDIKTLQNFGFSLAEIKSIQNNSMQNILNIYEQKRLLNDNQLTLQTRFQQEFNQQIDWLHKIQVDSNYSNWSIQTIEPFYFMQHTKGKAFTIQSDEHRHAIKDWINLLPITKSTAKFHYDTRVTQYGFSLTESEIQAFNLLCDNSYTQLIPEQRCFLYDFVIQPTQLKNEDYLTHILAAPKQLLESLNLSLNSGYIQTLLVFRIEQQRYSLQRLIVPIH, encoded by the coding sequence ATGAAAGAATTTCAAATTGGTCATTTCGCCAGCAATCTAGGAGTAACACCCGACTTATTAAAGCATTACGAAAAATTCGATTTAATCCAAAGCAAAAGAAACCAAAAGAATCTATATCGTTTCTACGCATTTTCTGACTCTCAAAAAATTTTTGATATTAAAACTTTACAAAATTTCGGCTTTTCACTTGCAGAAATCAAATCCATTCAAAATAATTCTATGCAAAACATCTTAAATATCTACGAACAAAAACGATTGTTAAACGATAACCAATTAACATTACAAACTCGTTTTCAACAAGAATTTAATCAACAAATTGATTGGTTACACAAAATTCAAGTAGATTCAAACTACTCAAATTGGTCTATTCAAACCATTGAGCCGTTTTATTTCATGCAACACACCAAAGGCAAGGCATTCACGATACAATCGGATGAACACCGACACGCTATTAAAGATTGGATTAATTTATTACCTATAACAAAATCCACTGCTAAATTTCACTATGATACACGTGTCACTCAATATGGTTTTTCATTAACAGAATCTGAAATTCAAGCTTTCAACTTACTTTGCGATAATTCGTATACGCAATTGATACCCGAACAAAGATGCTTTTTATACGATTTTGTCATTCAACCTACTCAACTGAAAAATGAAGATTATTTGACTCACATTTTAGCAGCACCAAAGCAATTGCTCGAATCGTTGAATCTAAGTTTAAATTCTGGATACATCCAAACCTTACTCGTCTTTCGAATTGAACAACAACGCTATAGCTTACAACGACTAATCGTTCCTATACACTAA
- a CDS encoding formate/nitrite transporter family protein has protein sequence MYTPEEILEKTIEIGYKKTQKALHAKLILGFVGGAMISLGYLAYIRVISSVAHEWGSFASFIGACVFPVGLMVILLAGGELVTGNMMAVGAALFDGKIRPIDYAKNLFVITSANFVGAMFVAYFFGHVVGLTANGVYLDETLAVAGAKIAATPMQAFISGIGCNWFVGLALWLTYGAKTDAGKFLATWFPVMTFVAIGFQHSVANFFVIGAAIFEGGATWGELFINFVPVFCGNVTGGAIFVSAFYYGAYKYGH, from the coding sequence ATGTATACACCAGAAGAGATATTGGAAAAAACAATTGAGATAGGCTATAAAAAGACGCAAAAAGCATTGCATGCTAAATTAATATTAGGCTTTGTTGGCGGTGCTATGATTTCGTTAGGGTATCTCGCATATATACGGGTTATTTCTTCGGTGGCGCACGAGTGGGGGAGTTTTGCTTCATTTATTGGTGCGTGTGTATTTCCGGTGGGGCTAATGGTTATTTTGTTGGCTGGAGGAGAATTAGTAACAGGCAATATGATGGCTGTTGGGGCAGCATTATTTGACGGGAAAATTCGTCCAATTGATTACGCAAAAAATTTATTTGTCATTACATCAGCTAATTTTGTGGGTGCAATGTTTGTGGCATATTTCTTTGGACATGTTGTTGGGCTAACAGCTAATGGTGTTTATTTAGATGAAACGCTAGCCGTTGCAGGTGCAAAGATTGCTGCTACTCCAATGCAAGCATTTATTTCCGGTATTGGCTGTAATTGGTTTGTGGGATTAGCGTTATGGTTGACTTACGGTGCAAAGACGGATGCAGGAAAATTTCTTGCGACATGGTTCCCTGTTATGACATTTGTCGCAATTGGATTTCAGCATAGTGTCGCTAATTTCTTTGTCATTGGTGCGGCGATTTTCGAAGGTGGTGCGACATGGGGAGAGTTATTTATTAACTTTGTTCCAGTGTTTTGTGGAAATGTTACAGGTGGTGCAATATTTGTTAGTGCTTTTTATTATGGTGCTTATAAATACGGACATTAA
- the rlmD gene encoding 23S rRNA (uracil(1939)-C(5))-methyltransferase RlmD, with the protein MKQLFKKNQEIVGLVEDLTSEGLGVVRVEGFAFFVEGGIPGEIVHAKVMKVGKNFGFVRLVEIKNPSYDRQEMIDVVGRQIGTMALQHMSYDLQLAFKQETVRNTFRKIGGFKQVPVRMTLGMAHPWGYRNKAQIPVREINGKLETGFFRKNTHDLVPVNNFHIQHPEIDRAIQLIRNVLRKFKITAYNELNHSGEVRHIIVKRGHVSGEVMVILVVNGAALPNELEIAKEIMVQIPEVVSVVLNRQDKKTNVIMGDKSRVLLGEQYYQDRMLGYTYFISAHSFYQVNTPQAEVLYKEAIRAADLTGQETVLDAYCGIGTITLPLAQQAKRVYAMEVVPQAIEMANKNAAYNYVENVTFEVGKAEDVLPKWNETGVHFDVIVVDPPRKGLDKQFVDSAIEQAPKRIVYVSCNPATCARDCKLFAEAGYQLQYVQPVDLFPQTTSIECVALLVKE; encoded by the coding sequence ATGAAACAGTTATTTAAAAAGAATCAAGAAATTGTTGGTTTGGTAGAAGATTTGACGTCTGAAGGCTTAGGGGTTGTTCGTGTAGAAGGATTTGCTTTTTTTGTGGAAGGTGGAATTCCGGGCGAAATCGTTCATGCTAAAGTGATGAAAGTTGGTAAAAATTTTGGTTTCGTACGTTTAGTTGAGATTAAAAATCCGAGTTATGACCGTCAAGAGATGATTGATGTGGTCGGACGTCAGATTGGAACAATGGCTTTACAGCATATGAGTTATGACTTGCAATTGGCATTTAAGCAAGAAACAGTGCGTAATACATTTCGTAAGATTGGTGGATTTAAACAAGTGCCAGTCCGTATGACATTAGGCATGGCACACCCTTGGGGCTATCGTAATAAGGCGCAAATTCCAGTGAGAGAGATTAATGGGAAATTAGAAACCGGCTTTTTTAGAAAAAATACACATGACCTTGTTCCAGTTAATAATTTTCATATACAACACCCTGAAATTGACCGAGCGATTCAACTTATTCGGAATGTCCTAAGAAAATTCAAAATTACAGCATATAATGAATTAAATCATTCAGGAGAAGTTCGGCATATTATCGTGAAACGTGGACATGTTTCAGGCGAAGTAATGGTTATATTGGTTGTAAATGGTGCTGCATTACCAAATGAATTGGAAATTGCGAAAGAAATTATGGTGCAAATACCAGAAGTTGTGTCAGTTGTATTGAATCGACAAGATAAGAAAACGAATGTGATTATGGGAGATAAAAGTCGAGTATTGTTGGGAGAACAATACTATCAAGACCGTATGCTAGGATATACATACTTTATTTCTGCACATTCTTTCTATCAAGTAAATACACCACAAGCAGAAGTGCTGTACAAAGAAGCTATTCGAGCAGCTGATTTAACAGGGCAGGAAACAGTGCTAGATGCTTATTGTGGCATTGGAACGATTACTTTGCCGTTGGCACAGCAAGCTAAGCGGGTATATGCAATGGAAGTGGTGCCGCAAGCGATTGAAATGGCGAATAAAAATGCAGCGTATAATTATGTTGAAAATGTTACTTTTGAAGTTGGAAAAGCAGAAGATGTATTGCCAAAATGGAATGAAACAGGAGTTCATTTTGATGTGATTGTTGTAGACCCTCCAAGAAAAGGATTGGATAAACAGTTTGTTGATAGTGCGATTGAGCAAGCACCTAAACGCATTGTTTATGTTAGTTGCAATCCAGCTACTTGTGCACGAGATTGTAAATTATTTGCAGAAGCAGGTTATCAATTGCAATATGTGCAGCCAGTTGATTTATTCCCACAAACGACGAGTATTGAATGTGTGGCGTTATTGGTAAAAGAATAA
- a CDS encoding helix-turn-helix domain-containing protein yields MEIGEVLRSYRRSLGLTQQEMAANVLTTSYYSKVEKGYHRISAEDLFEILDLHGIKLMSFYEKYHKNDKVLEFNRRVREITQAYNAMDTDALNRLKNQICVSKLPNKEQQILMFLLKIVMAIINQDIDSISEQDKIEIKNKIFNLENWDDFKLTLYANVMIIYSVDANQVMIGNILTEDLEIMNSEKQALILTILINFILICIYQKEFHLAYYYIEKIKNVTTRPQTNILHKMMSEFLFNYLNYRDNREEIFYDNMQTIIKSFELIGATLIVGQLNSMMTEL; encoded by the coding sequence ATGGAAATAGGAGAAGTTTTAAGAAGTTATCGGCGTTCTTTAGGTTTAACGCAGCAAGAAATGGCAGCAAATGTTTTAACGACTTCCTATTATTCTAAGGTTGAAAAGGGATATCATCGCATTTCAGCTGAAGATTTGTTTGAGATTTTGGACTTACATGGAATTAAATTGATGTCATTTTATGAAAAGTATCATAAAAATGATAAAGTATTAGAATTTAACAGACGGGTACGAGAAATAACGCAAGCTTATAATGCTATGGATACTGATGCTTTAAATAGGTTAAAAAATCAAATTTGTGTATCGAAACTTCCGAATAAGGAACAACAAATTTTAATGTTTTTGTTAAAGATAGTAATGGCAATAATTAACCAAGATATAGATTCTATTTCTGAGCAAGATAAAATTGAAATAAAAAATAAGATTTTTAATCTTGAAAATTGGGACGACTTTAAGCTAACTTTGTATGCAAATGTGATGATAATATATAGTGTTGATGCTAATCAAGTGATGATAGGTAATATTTTGACAGAAGATTTAGAAATTATGAATTCTGAAAAGCAAGCACTGATTTTAACTATTCTAATTAATTTTATTTTAATTTGTATTTATCAAAAGGAATTCCATTTAGCATACTATTATATTGAAAAAATAAAAAATGTAACGACTCGTCCTCAAACCAATATTCTTCATAAAATGATGTCCGAATTTCTTTTTAATTATCTGAATTATAGAGATAATAGGGAAGAAATTTTTTACGATAATATGCAAACAATTATTAAGTCTTTCGAGTTAATTGGTGCAACATTGATTGTCGGTCAATTAAATTCGATGATGACAGAGTTGTAA
- a CDS encoding helix-turn-helix domain-containing protein: MEIGEVLRSYRRSLGLTQQEMAANILTTSYYSKVEKGYHRISAEDLFEILDLHGIKLMSFYEKYQENKNESQYNRLMHQLFQAYYKLDSNLLDDVENKLLQSKLSKDEQQRLRFLLKAFSAMISQDFDSISEQDKIEMKNKIFDLENWSEYKLSLYANIMVIYDIEANQSMIGSILLEDLEKMSSAKQAKVLSILINFIMICFYNKEYNLARYYIKKIKSVTTRPQINVVHKLMNEFYHNFLEYKEKKETVFYENMMHIITSFELIDATSVVEQLKSMFHGL, encoded by the coding sequence ATGGAAATAGGAGAAGTTTTAAGAAGTTATCGGCGTTCTTTAGGTTTAACGCAGCAAGAAATGGCAGCAAATATTTTAACGACTTCCTATTATTCTAAGGTTGAAAAGGGATATCATCGCATTTCAGCTGAAGATTTGTTTGAGATTTTGGACTTACATGGAATTAAATTGATGTCATTTTATGAAAAGTATCAGGAAAATAAGAATGAATCGCAATATAATCGACTGATGCATCAATTATTCCAAGCGTATTATAAGTTGGATAGTAATTTATTAGATGATGTAGAAAACAAATTGTTGCAGAGCAAACTATCAAAAGATGAGCAACAGCGATTGCGTTTTTTATTAAAGGCATTTAGTGCGATGATAAGTCAAGATTTTGATTCCATTTCGGAACAAGATAAAATCGAGATGAAAAATAAAATTTTTGATTTAGAAAATTGGAGCGAATATAAGTTATCTTTATATGCCAATATAATGGTTATATATGATATTGAAGCTAATCAGTCGATGATAGGGAGTATTTTATTAGAAGATTTGGAAAAGATGAGTTCAGCTAAACAAGCTAAGGTTTTATCTATTTTAATAAACTTTATAATGATTTGTTTTTATAATAAAGAGTATAATTTAGCACGTTATTATATCAAAAAGATAAAATCTGTGACGACTCGTCCACAAATAAATGTAGTGCACAAATTAATGAATGAGTTTTATCATAATTTTTTAGAATATAAAGAGAAAAAGGAAACTGTTTTTTATGAAAATATGATGCATATCATTACCTCATTCGAGTTGATTGATGCAACATCAGTTGTAGAACAGTTAAAGTCGATGTTTCATGGATTGTAA
- a CDS encoding ABC transporter ATP-binding protein, translating to MKRIFLTFWREFSKVSLILIILSLCRIASSFLQGNILNNLVNLNFSQFTYSISLLFATFILLLLTTYIQIRYQATTTQKIATKLRTNIMDSVTNVSYSTYHERTSGTYVSWLSNDIQQIEDRAIEPSYDLIAGILSTSISIIALFTIHWSLIVLTLTETILLLQLPKLFHQELGEKSLAVSQENEQFISKVSDYFSGYDTLYAFQRLPYIRKKVHDDSVLLGNTKRHYAKSYGKIAIAGGLGNIISQVSIMALTGYLAYNQHISIGMIITAGGLGSTIFNTIGTLSQYIATIQSVQPILDKFDALEAQKQERIATSSIEETQNTIFELKDLNFAYDSNKILNQLNFTFEKNKKYAIIGKSGSGKSTLVDILTGKISNYSGSVLFFNHEVNTLSNTDIFNKILYIDQNPHVFNDTIRNNLCLGDTYSDEQLITALKTVDLADLLSTLPNHLDTLIGENGTTLSGGQLQRIALARGILRNQNIIILDESTSKLDSKTALQIEKQLIGNDNLSIIMISHHLDDTIIQSLDGILQL from the coding sequence ATGAAACGGATATTTTTAACTTTTTGGCGTGAGTTTAGCAAAGTTTCTCTGATATTAATCATACTTAGTTTATGCCGGATTGCGTCTAGTTTTTTACAAGGGAATATACTTAATAATTTGGTCAATTTAAACTTCTCACAATTTACATATAGTATTTCCTTATTGTTCGCCACTTTTATCTTATTATTACTAACTACCTATATTCAAATTCGGTACCAAGCTACTACTACTCAAAAAATTGCGACAAAATTACGGACGAATATTATGGATTCTGTCACAAATGTTTCCTATTCAACTTATCACGAACGAACTAGTGGAACCTATGTATCTTGGCTTTCCAATGACATTCAGCAAATTGAAGACCGAGCCATCGAACCGAGTTACGACTTAATCGCTGGTATATTATCAACGAGTATCTCTATCATCGCACTTTTTACTATCCATTGGTCATTGATTGTACTAACTTTAACCGAGACAATCTTACTATTACAATTACCTAAACTATTTCACCAAGAATTAGGAGAAAAATCATTAGCTGTTAGCCAAGAAAATGAACAATTCATCTCAAAAGTTAGCGATTATTTTTCAGGTTATGACACCCTATATGCTTTTCAGCGACTACCGTATATCCGTAAGAAAGTACACGATGACTCCGTCTTACTCGGTAACACAAAACGTCATTATGCTAAATCTTACGGAAAAATCGCAATCGCAGGTGGGCTTGGTAATATTATCAGCCAAGTATCCATTATGGCTTTAACCGGTTATTTAGCTTATAACCAACATATTAGTATCGGTATGATTATTACAGCCGGGGGACTTGGTTCAACAATCTTTAATACCATAGGTACACTCAGCCAATATATTGCTACTATTCAAAGCGTTCAGCCAATCTTAGATAAATTCGATGCTTTAGAGGCTCAAAAACAAGAACGAATCGCAACTTCATCAATTGAAGAAACTCAAAACACGATTTTTGAATTGAAAGATTTAAACTTTGCTTACGACTCAAACAAAATACTTAATCAGCTCAATTTTACATTCGAAAAAAATAAAAAATATGCCATAATTGGAAAAAGTGGTAGTGGTAAATCCACTTTAGTCGACATATTAACCGGAAAAATCAGCAATTATTCCGGCTCTGTCCTATTTTTCAACCACGAAGTGAACACGCTATCCAACACTGATATTTTTAATAAGATTTTGTATATCGACCAAAATCCACATGTTTTCAACGACACTATTCGCAATAATTTGTGCCTTGGCGACACCTATTCAGACGAGCAATTGATTACGGCTCTCAAAACAGTTGATTTAGCTGATTTACTATCAACCTTACCGAATCATTTAGATACTTTAATTGGAGAAAATGGTACTACCCTATCCGGTGGTCAGTTACAACGCATTGCACTTGCCAGAGGAATACTGCGTAATCAAAACATTATCATTCTTGATGAAAGCACATCAAAATTAGATTCTAAAACTGCTCTCCAAATTGAAAAGCAGTTAATCGGCAATGACAATCTATCCATTATCATGATTTCGCATCATCTAGACGATACAATTATTCAATCACTTGACGGCATTCTTCAATTATAA